One segment of Streptomyces sp. NA02950 DNA contains the following:
- a CDS encoding ATP-binding protein translates to MTRARRWTREILSGHPCADDAELIVSELGSNAVSHTTSGSDFGTFQLTLSLLPRTVAISVTDEGGHPDEPRGAEADPYDTRGRGLSIVMALACRLDITGSKHGRTVTAQLVAPQKADQ, encoded by the coding sequence CGCTGGACCCGGGAGATCCTCAGCGGACACCCCTGTGCGGATGATGCCGAGCTGATCGTCAGCGAGCTGGGAAGCAACGCCGTCAGCCACACCACGAGCGGCAGCGACTTCGGCACCTTCCAGCTCACCCTGTCCCTGCTGCCGCGCACCGTCGCGATCTCCGTAACCGACGAGGGAGGCCACCCCGACGAACCCCGTGGTGCAGAGGCCGACCCATACGACACCCGCGGCCGCGGATTAAGCATCGTCATGGCATTGGCCTGCCGCTTGGACATCACCGGCAGCAAGCACGGCCGCACCGTCACCGCCCAGCTCGTCGCACCCCAGAAGGCTGACCAATGA
- a CDS encoding HNH endonuclease, with protein sequence MPEGRPALPAELRRRVLVEAGHRCAIPTCRRHPVDIEHIDDWATVREHRFENLIALCPTCHRRKGSGPDQIDKKSLRQYKINLASRFHEAGCPTGDQESRKCL encoded by the coding sequence ATGCCTGAAGGTCGACCCGCCCTTCCTGCCGAGCTTCGACGGCGTGTCCTAGTTGAAGCCGGGCACCGCTGTGCCATCCCGACATGCCGTCGCCACCCAGTGGACATCGAGCACATCGACGACTGGGCGACAGTTCGCGAGCATCGGTTCGAGAACCTGATCGCCCTCTGCCCCACGTGTCATCGCCGCAAGGGGAGCGGACCGGATCAGATCGACAAGAAGTCTCTACGGCAGTACAAGATCAACCTAGCCTCGCGCTTTCACGAGGCGGGCTGTCCGACTGGTGATCAAGAAAGCAGAAAGTGCCTCTGA
- a CDS encoding IS1380 family transposase, translated as MKKRIGSYPRVRVEGGGRGVVSQAGAVLLVETIRKSGLDTAISAALEPWRKARAVHDPGKILLDVALAVALGGDCLADVGLLRAEPAVFGPVASDPTVSRLINTLASGGQRVLAALRTARAEVRERVWRLAGEAAPDTGGQVIVDIDGVLVLAHSEKQDAAATWKKTFGHHPLMGFVDHGRSGSGEPVVGLLRPGNAGSNTAADHIEATRLALAQLPKRLRRGRQTLIRTDSGGGTHEFVAWLARRGRWLSYSVGMTITDAIHQAVLKVPASAWTPAVEPDGDIRDGAWVAELGGDCLTGWPNGLRLIVRKERPHPGAQLRFTDADGMRLTCFATNTAGEAIAALELRHRQRARAEDRIRAARATGLRNLPHHGAAQNQIWLEIVQIALDLLAWMPLLALTGKARLWEPRRLRLRLFSAAAQLITTGRRRYLRLARHWPWADVISDALDRLRVLPNPG; from the coding sequence GTGAAGAAGCGTATCGGGTCCTACCCGCGTGTCCGCGTCGAGGGCGGCGGTCGTGGGGTCGTCTCGCAGGCCGGGGCCGTGCTGCTGGTCGAGACGATCCGCAAGTCCGGTCTCGACACGGCGATATCGGCGGCGCTTGAGCCGTGGCGGAAGGCCCGGGCGGTGCACGATCCGGGCAAGATCCTGCTGGATGTCGCGCTCGCGGTGGCACTCGGCGGGGACTGCCTGGCCGACGTGGGCTTGCTGCGGGCTGAGCCGGCCGTGTTCGGGCCGGTAGCCTCCGACCCCACGGTCTCCCGGCTGATCAACACGCTGGCGTCGGGCGGACAGCGGGTCCTGGCAGCACTGCGCACCGCCCGTGCTGAAGTACGCGAACGCGTATGGCGGTTGGCCGGTGAAGCAGCGCCGGACACGGGCGGGCAGGTGATCGTGGACATCGACGGCGTCCTCGTCCTGGCCCACTCCGAGAAGCAGGACGCAGCCGCGACCTGGAAGAAGACGTTCGGCCACCACCCGCTGATGGGATTCGTCGACCACGGCCGCAGCGGGTCCGGCGAGCCGGTCGTGGGCCTGCTGCGGCCCGGCAACGCGGGCTCCAACACCGCCGCCGACCACATCGAGGCCACCAGACTGGCCCTGGCCCAGTTGCCGAAACGGCTCCGGCGCGGCCGGCAGACGCTGATCCGTACCGACTCCGGCGGAGGCACCCACGAGTTCGTCGCCTGGCTCGCCCGGCGCGGAAGGTGGCTGTCGTACTCGGTCGGCATGACCATCACCGACGCCATCCACCAGGCCGTCCTGAAGGTCCCGGCCTCGGCCTGGACACCGGCCGTCGAACCCGACGGCGACATCCGCGACGGCGCCTGGGTTGCCGAACTCGGCGGCGACTGCCTGACCGGCTGGCCCAACGGGCTGCGGCTGATCGTGCGGAAGGAACGGCCGCACCCCGGTGCCCAGTTGCGCTTCACCGACGCCGACGGCATGCGGTTGACCTGCTTTGCCACCAACACAGCGGGCGAGGCGATCGCCGCCCTTGAACTGCGCCACCGCCAGCGTGCCCGTGCTGAGGACCGCATCCGCGCCGCCCGCGCCACCGGCCTGCGCAACCTTCCCCACCATGGCGCCGCACAGAACCAGATCTGGCTGGAGATCGTCCAGATCGCCCTGGACCTGCTGGCCTGGATGCCCCTGCTCGCTCTCACCGGCAAGGCCCGCCTGTGGGAGCCCCGCCGCCTTCGGCTTCGGCTGTTCTCCGCCGCCGCGCAGCTCATCACCACCGGCCGCCGCCGCTACCTCCGCCTGGCCAGGCACTGGCCCTGGGCCGACGTGATCAGCGATGCCCTGGACCGGCTCCGCGTCCTCCCGAACCCCGGCTGA
- a CDS encoding CU044_2847 family protein, which yields MRVLARLLLEDGGSILVETPETPEVSDGPVKAGRVGEVIQDLPLTVREKLRPVTDLARTALEQLRQAGPDEVEIEFGVDLAAQAGAVIAKSEVGCHLKVTVAWRSASGDNAH from the coding sequence GTGCGTGTTCTCGCGCGACTTCTGTTGGAGGACGGGGGCTCGATTCTGGTCGAGACTCCCGAGACGCCTGAGGTGTCGGACGGGCCTGTGAAGGCGGGCCGGGTCGGCGAGGTGATCCAGGATCTGCCGCTGACCGTGCGGGAGAAGCTCCGTCCGGTGACGGACCTGGCGCGAACGGCTCTGGAACAGCTGCGGCAGGCGGGTCCGGACGAGGTCGAGATCGAGTTCGGGGTGGATCTGGCGGCGCAGGCAGGTGCTGTGATCGCCAAGAGTGAGGTGGGTTGCCACCTGAAGGTGACCGTAGCCTGGCGCAGCGCGTCCGGCGACAACGCCCACTGA
- a CDS encoding trypsin-like serine protease, which yields MKSGVARIQSRRGETVGAGFLIGDDAVVTCAHVLRAGGYGPGDRVRIVFPHAQGAPWVEGDVPAESWRDPEAEDVAVVRLRETPGAAQVLELGSAAGCRGHAVRSFGFPGQAPPGGHFGYAVAGDLLPDDGTDGLLQLTGANDLTRGFSGGPVVDDVTGLVIGMVTAITAADEHLRGQGIAYATPTQALRRIRPGAVEHAVSPYRGLEPFTSEQAAWFHGRDIAVDTVLTALAGQRRALLLLGPSGSGKSSLVQAGVLPALAGGRLPGSDRWRPVVVRPGEHLPTALERHGLPGAAADGITAAARQRVNGDTLCDRLVLVIDQFEEILSGPAAVPSPLPPAQTAPSGGEASVTATEQITELIRSPVPAVVIIIMRDDFYPRMAAEAPQLLEAASPGLVNVPATLSQQDLHAIITHPARAAGLRLESGLTERIIADVLAADLRGTPARAAPVTALVPLQLTLRQLWERRDDGCLTHTAYEHIGQINGTLTTWCNTALDRLPTAQRTTARRLLTALVRPADPVRRIPAIRQQVPLDVLRDLASGSSRTSPRPPASEPADQTTDAVLAALTRHRIITTHARDPGPPPVGVVAELAHDTLTQDWGELRDWVAEDQQFHTWLHRAEEQRARWARRHDPEDLLHGTALADGLDWSHQRGLPGPVADFLEASHHNQKAALRRTKRINLILIGALVLALIATGLALWQRQTAVAAQQIALSRQLAAQSQGLTDTDPDLASLLAVQAYRTHPTAAAALALYSAASLPLRHRLTGHHDGVTSVAYSPDGRTLATGSEDGSAKLWNAATGHLRTTLTGHHDGVTSVAYDPDGRTLATGSEDGSAKLWNAATGHLRTTLTGHHDGVTSVAYSPDGRTLATGSEDGSAKLWNAATGHLRTTLTGHHDGVTSVAYSPDGRTLATGSEDGSAKLWNAATGHLRTTLTGHHDGVTSVAYSPDGRTLATGSEDGSAKLWNTATGHLRTTPASHSNGVTSVVFSPDGHTLATGDKDHWVRLWALSTATGDTTLTGVLRNTVTGHSDGVSSVVFSPDGHTLATASEDRTARLSDIAVGHTRTTLTGHTGSVMSVAFSPDGRTVATGGWDGTARLWDTATGRLRTVLTDHVKYVLSVAFSPDGHTLATANDDGTAKLWDIGTGRLRTTLTGHSDGLWSVAFSPDGHTLATGGIDRTAKLWDTGTGRLRTTLTGHSDGLWSVAFSPDGHTLATASEDRTAKLWDTGTGRLRTTLTGHSDGVTSVAFSPDGHTLATGGIDRTAKLWDTGTGRLRTTLTGHSDGVTSVAFSPDGHTLATASNDGTAKLWDVAAGGTRTTLTGHVGYVTSVAFSPGGHGLATGGIDRRARLWEVALPGQTDAIRRICRAVHRNFTAQERATYLSGRPEYTCAP from the coding sequence ATGAAGTCGGGGGTGGCCCGAATCCAGTCCCGCCGGGGTGAAACGGTCGGGGCCGGTTTCCTGATCGGTGACGATGCGGTGGTCACCTGCGCTCACGTGCTGAGGGCCGGCGGATACGGTCCGGGCGACCGGGTACGGATCGTCTTCCCTCATGCGCAAGGGGCACCGTGGGTTGAAGGCGATGTCCCGGCCGAATCCTGGCGCGACCCGGAAGCCGAGGACGTCGCAGTCGTCCGGCTGAGGGAGACCCCGGGCGCAGCGCAGGTGCTGGAACTCGGTTCCGCTGCCGGTTGCCGGGGACACGCGGTGCGCTCGTTCGGCTTTCCCGGCCAGGCACCCCCCGGGGGCCATTTCGGCTATGCGGTGGCCGGTGACCTACTGCCCGACGACGGCACGGACGGCCTGCTGCAGCTGACCGGGGCCAATGACCTGACCCGGGGATTCAGTGGGGGTCCGGTCGTCGACGACGTCACCGGCCTGGTGATCGGCATGGTCACCGCCATCACCGCAGCCGACGAGCACCTTCGCGGCCAGGGCATCGCCTACGCAACGCCCACCCAAGCCCTGCGCCGGATCCGGCCCGGGGCCGTTGAGCATGCCGTGTCCCCCTACCGCGGCCTGGAACCGTTCACGAGCGAGCAAGCGGCGTGGTTCCACGGCCGCGACATCGCTGTCGACACGGTTCTCACGGCGTTGGCCGGGCAGCGGCGGGCACTTCTGCTGCTGGGCCCCTCCGGATCGGGTAAGTCCTCCCTCGTCCAAGCCGGTGTCCTCCCCGCTCTGGCCGGTGGGCGGTTGCCTGGGAGCGACCGGTGGCGTCCCGTCGTCGTCCGCCCCGGAGAACACCTGCCCACTGCGCTGGAACGCCATGGGTTACCCGGTGCCGCGGCCGACGGGATCACCGCCGCTGCTCGGCAGCGGGTCAACGGAGACACCCTGTGTGATCGTCTGGTCCTGGTCATCGACCAGTTCGAGGAGATCCTGAGCGGCCCGGCCGCCGTCCCGTCACCCTTGCCTCCCGCCCAGACGGCCCCATCCGGCGGGGAGGCGTCCGTGACTGCGACCGAGCAGATCACCGAGCTGATCCGGTCACCTGTACCGGCCGTGGTGATCATCATCATGCGGGACGACTTCTACCCTCGTATGGCCGCCGAAGCCCCGCAACTGCTGGAAGCCGCCTCGCCGGGCCTGGTCAACGTGCCTGCCACCCTGAGTCAGCAGGACCTGCACGCCATCATCACCCACCCCGCCCGGGCGGCCGGCCTGCGTCTCGAATCCGGACTCACCGAACGGATCATCGCCGACGTCCTGGCCGCCGACCTCCGTGGCACTCCCGCCCGGGCAGCACCCGTCACCGCACTCGTCCCCCTGCAACTGACGCTGCGCCAGCTGTGGGAGCGCCGTGACGACGGCTGCCTCACACACACCGCCTACGAGCACATCGGACAGATCAACGGAACTCTCACCACCTGGTGCAACACCGCCCTCGACCGGTTGCCCACCGCCCAACGGACCACCGCACGTCGTCTCCTCACCGCCCTGGTACGGCCCGCAGACCCCGTCCGACGCATCCCCGCCATCCGCCAGCAGGTCCCACTCGACGTGTTGCGCGACCTCGCCTCCGGCTCCTCCCGGACCTCGCCAAGACCGCCTGCCTCCGAGCCCGCCGACCAGACGACGGACGCGGTCCTGGCTGCACTCACCCGGCACAGGATCATCACCACCCACGCCCGCGACCCAGGGCCCCCACCTGTGGGCGTGGTGGCCGAACTCGCCCACGACACCTTGACCCAGGACTGGGGCGAGTTGCGTGACTGGGTGGCCGAAGACCAGCAATTCCACACATGGCTGCACCGAGCCGAGGAACAACGCGCCCGCTGGGCCCGACGCCACGACCCTGAGGACCTCCTGCACGGCACCGCCCTGGCCGACGGCCTGGACTGGTCCCACCAGCGCGGACTGCCCGGCCCCGTCGCGGACTTCCTCGAAGCAAGCCACCACAACCAGAAGGCGGCGCTGCGTCGTACCAAGCGCATCAACCTCATTCTGATCGGGGCCCTTGTCCTGGCCCTGATCGCCACGGGTCTGGCCTTGTGGCAACGTCAGACCGCTGTCGCTGCTCAGCAGATCGCCCTGTCCCGACAACTCGCCGCTCAGTCCCAGGGCCTCACCGACACCGATCCCGATCTGGCCTCCCTGCTCGCCGTACAGGCATATCGGACTCACCCCACGGCAGCCGCCGCCCTTGCCCTCTACTCTGCAGCCAGCCTCCCCCTCCGGCACCGCCTCACGGGCCACCACGACGGTGTGACCTCGGTGGCATACAGCCCCGACGGCCGCACCCTCGCCACCGGGAGCGAAGACGGCTCGGCGAAACTGTGGAACGCCGCCACCGGCCACCTGCGCACCACACTCACGGGCCACCACGACGGTGTGACCTCGGTGGCATACGACCCCGACGGCCGCACCCTCGCCACCGGGAGCGAAGACGGCTCGGCGAAACTGTGGAACGCCGCCACCGGCCACCTGCGCACCACACTCACGGGCCACCACGACGGTGTGACCTCGGTGGCATACAGCCCCGACGGCCGCACCCTCGCCACCGGGAGCGAAGACGGCTCGGCGAAACTGTGGAACGCCGCCACCGGCCACCTGCGCACCACACTCACGGGCCACCACGACGGTGTGACCTCGGTGGCATACAGCCCCGACGGCCGCACCCTCGCCACCGGGAGCGAAGACGGCTCGGCGAAACTGTGGAACGCCGCCACCGGCCACCTGCGCACCACACTCACGGGCCACCACGACGGTGTGACCTCGGTGGCATACAGCCCCGACGGCCGCACCCTCGCCACCGGGAGCGAAGACGGCTCGGCGAAACTGTGGAACACCGCCACCGGCCACCTGCGCACCACTCCGGCCAGCCACAGCAACGGCGTGACGTCGGTGGTGTTCAGCCCCGACGGCCACACCCTCGCCACCGGCGACAAGGACCATTGGGTCCGCTTGTGGGCCCTTTCCACCGCAACCGGCGACACCACCCTGACCGGTGTCCTTCGCAACACTGTCACGGGCCACAGCGACGGCGTGAGCTCCGTGGTGTTCAGCCCCGACGGCCACACCCTCGCCACCGCAAGCGAAGACCGAACAGCACGCCTCTCGGACATCGCAGTAGGTCACACACGCACCACACTCACCGGTCACACGGGCTCCGTCATGTCGGTGGCGTTCAGTCCGGACGGCCGCACCGTTGCCACCGGCGGCTGGGACGGCACGGCTCGGCTGTGGGACACCGCCACCGGCCGCCTGCGCACCGTCCTCACGGACCACGTGAAGTACGTCTTGTCGGTGGCGTTCAGCCCGGACGGCCATACCCTCGCCACCGCGAACGACGACGGCACGGCGAAGCTGTGGGACATCGGCACCGGCCGCCTGCGCACCACACTCACCGGCCACAGCGACGGCCTGTGGTCGGTGGCGTTCAGCCCGGACGGCCATACCCTCGCCACCGGCGGCATCGACCGTACGGCGAAGCTGTGGGACACCGGCACCGGCCGCCTGCGCACCACACTCACCGGCCACAGCGACGGCCTGTGGTCGGTGGCGTTCAGCCCGGACGGCCATACCCTCGCCACCGCAAGCGAAGACCGTACGGCGAAGCTGTGGGACACCGGCACCGGCCGCCTGCGCACCACACTCACCGGCCACAGCGACGGCGTGACCTCCGTGGCGTTCAGCCCCGACGGCCATACCCTCGCCACCGGCGGCATCGACCGTACGGCGAAGCTGTGGGACACCGGCACCGGCCGCCTGCGCACCACACTCACCGGCCACAGCGACGGCGTGACCTCCGTGGCGTTCAGCCCCGACGGCCACACCCTCGCCACCGCGAGCAACGACGGCACGGCGAAACTGTGGGATGTCGCCGCCGGAGGCACCCGCACCACTCTCACAGGCCATGTCGGCTACGTGACCTCTGTGGCGTTCAGCCCCGGTGGCCATGGCCTGGCCACCGGCGGGATCGATCGCAGGGCAAGACTGTGGGAGGTCGCTCTACCCGGCCAGACCGATGCCATCAGGAGAATCTGTAGGGCCGTCCACCGAAACTTCACCGCACAAGAGCGAGCGACGTACCTCTCGGGTCGGCCGGAATACACCTGTGCTCCGTGA
- a CDS encoding integrase core domain-containing protein, giving the protein MQQARNLTADLGIRIDSLHFLLRGRDGKYGEAFDAVFQAEEMEILNSAPQAPRMNAHCERIIGSIRHEALDHILIMNEAHARHVLAAYEQHYNEHRPHQARNQLPPDAHEQPAAMHSLSTGKVLRTRILGGLINEYRYAA; this is encoded by the coding sequence GTGCAGCAGGCGCGGAATCTCACCGCCGATTTGGGCATACGCATCGACTCCCTGCACTTCTTGTTACGCGGCCGCGATGGCAAGTACGGCGAAGCCTTCGACGCCGTCTTCCAGGCCGAGGAAATGGAGATCCTCAACAGTGCGCCACAGGCTCCCCGCATGAACGCGCACTGCGAACGCATCATCGGCAGCATCCGACACGAAGCCCTCGACCACATCCTCATCATGAACGAGGCCCACGCCCGCCACGTCCTCGCGGCCTACGAGCAGCACTACAACGAACACCGACCTCACCAGGCCCGCAACCAGCTACCACCCGACGCCCACGAACAACCCGCTGCGATGCACAGCCTCAGCACCGGCAAAGTCCTGCGCACCCGGATCCTCGGCGGCCTCATCAACGAGTACAGATACGCGGCATGA
- a CDS encoding IS1380 family transposase, translated as MKKRIGSYPRVRVEGGGRGVVSQAGAVLLVETIRKSGLDTAISAALEPWRKARAVHDPGKILLDVALAVALGGDCLADVGLLRAEPAVFGPVASDPTVSRLINTLASGGQRVLAALRTARAEVRERVWRLAGEAAPDTGGQVIVDIDGVLVLAHSEKQDAAATWKKTFGHHPLMGFVDHGRSGSGEPVVGLLRPGNAGSNTAADHIEATRLALAQLPKRLRRGRQTLIRTDSGGGTHEFVAWLARRGRWLSYSVGMTITDAIHQAVLKVPASAWTPAVEPDGDIRDGAWVAELGGDCLTGWPNGLRLIVRKERPHPGAQLRFTDADGMRLTCFATNTAGEAIAALELRHRQRARAEDRIRAARATGLRNLPHHGAAQNQIWLEIVQIALDLLAWMPLLALTGKARLWEPRRLRLRLFSAAAQLITTGRRRYLRLARHWPWADVISDALDRLRVLPNPG; from the coding sequence GTGAAGAAGCGTATCGGGTCCTACCCGCGTGTCCGCGTCGAGGGCGGCGGTCGTGGGGTCGTCTCGCAGGCCGGGGCCGTGCTGCTGGTCGAGACGATCCGCAAGTCCGGTCTCGACACGGCGATATCGGCGGCGCTTGAGCCGTGGCGGAAGGCCCGGGCGGTGCACGATCCGGGCAAGATCCTGCTGGATGTCGCGCTCGCGGTGGCACTCGGCGGGGACTGCCTGGCCGACGTGGGCTTGCTGCGGGCTGAGCCGGCCGTGTTCGGGCCGGTAGCCTCCGACCCCACGGTCTCCCGGCTGATCAACACGCTGGCGTCGGGCGGACAGCGGGTCCTGGCAGCACTGCGCACCGCCCGTGCTGAAGTACGCGAACGCGTATGGCGGTTGGCCGGTGAAGCAGCGCCGGACACGGGCGGGCAGGTGATCGTGGACATCGACGGCGTCCTCGTCCTGGCCCACTCCGAGAAGCAGGACGCAGCCGCGACCTGGAAGAAGACGTTCGGCCACCACCCGCTGATGGGATTCGTCGACCACGGCCGCAGCGGGTCCGGCGAGCCGGTCGTGGGCCTGCTGCGGCCCGGCAACGCGGGCTCCAACACCGCCGCCGACCACATCGAGGCCACCAGACTGGCCCTGGCCCAGTTGCCGAAACGGCTCCGGCGCGGCCGGCAGACGCTGATCCGTACCGACTCCGGCGGAGGCACCCACGAGTTCGTCGCCTGGCTCGCCCGGCGCGGAAGGTGGCTGTCGTACTCGGTCGGCATGACCATCACCGACGCCATCCACCAGGCCGTCCTGAAGGTCCCGGCCTCGGCCTGGACACCGGCCGTCGAACCCGACGGCGACATCCGCGACGGCGCCTGGGTTGCCGAACTCGGCGGCGACTGCCTGACCGGCTGGCCCAACGGGCTGCGGCTGATCGTGCGGAAGGAACGGCCGCACCCCGGTGCCCAGTTGCGCTTCACCGACGCCGACGGCATGCGGTTGACCTGCTTTGCCACCAACACAGCGGGCGAGGCGATCGCCGCCCTTGAACTGCGCCACCGCCAGCGTGCCCGTGCTGAGGACCGCATCCGCGCCGCCCGCGCCACCGGCCTGCGCAACCTTCCCCACCACGGCGCCGCACAGAACCAGATCTGGCTGGAGATCGTCCAGATCGCCCTGGACCTGCTGGCCTGGATGCCCCTGCTCGCTCTCACCGGCAAGGCCCGCCTGTGGGAGCCCCGCCGCCTTCGGCTTCGGCTGTTCTCCGCCGCCGCGCAGCTCATCACCACCGGCCGCCGCCGCTACCTCCGCCTGGCCAGGCACTGGCCCTGGGCCGACGTGATCAGCGATGCCCTGGACCGGCTCCGCGTCCTCCCGAACCCCGGCTGA
- a CDS encoding IS701 family transposase, giving the protein MEDYAARFDDLFFSLAQRRGFREYLTGLLAPRERNKTITCLAGAEPVAGAGTAGVQRLQFFLSESPWEAEQVNDRRLELLREQSATAPHDGGVIVIDDSGDRKDGTATAHVGRQWLGRYGKTDNGIVTVTTVWTDGRVYYPLHAAPYTPAHHFTRSRSDPDFRTKPQLAAALAARGKEAGFGCRAVVADCAYSVSDDWYLALREAGLAYVVALKPHRGTWAPADQPHTPIEAAHSLAWRDARHPGDWMPVERHFRDGHTETWWAADARLGGYGPDSPCRLVVATTDPGSLPEKATWYLATSLPHPDTPHAATGPHPPAGLAEIVHLYGLRPWIEQSYKQIKDELGWADFQVRSDRAIRRHQTLVNCAFSFCWDQWFAPPGPLDATAPDPCPDDGPERGINRTPPAPTALLAQGLTGHPVLAHPRHHPHPVVASLDGHRPTLRAPGPDRRGHHRTRH; this is encoded by the coding sequence TTGGAGGACTATGCGGCGCGGTTCGACGACCTCTTCTTCAGTCTGGCTCAGCGGCGGGGGTTTCGCGAGTACCTGACGGGACTGCTGGCACCACGGGAGCGGAACAAGACGATCACATGCCTGGCAGGGGCGGAGCCGGTGGCGGGTGCGGGGACGGCGGGGGTGCAGCGGCTGCAGTTCTTCCTGTCCGAGTCCCCTTGGGAGGCCGAGCAGGTCAACGACCGGCGGCTTGAGCTGCTGCGTGAGCAGTCGGCGACGGCTCCGCACGACGGCGGGGTCATCGTGATCGACGATTCCGGGGACCGTAAGGACGGCACGGCCACCGCGCACGTGGGCCGACAGTGGCTGGGCCGGTACGGCAAGACGGACAACGGCATCGTCACGGTGACCACGGTGTGGACCGACGGCCGTGTGTACTACCCGCTGCACGCGGCTCCCTACACCCCCGCCCACCACTTCACCCGCAGCCGCTCCGACCCGGACTTCCGCACGAAACCACAGCTGGCCGCTGCCCTCGCGGCCCGAGGGAAGGAGGCCGGCTTCGGCTGCCGGGCGGTGGTCGCCGACTGCGCCTACTCGGTCAGCGACGACTGGTACCTCGCACTGCGCGAGGCCGGCCTGGCCTACGTGGTCGCGCTCAAGCCGCACCGCGGCACCTGGGCTCCGGCCGACCAGCCGCACACCCCCATCGAAGCCGCACACTCACTGGCCTGGCGCGATGCCAGGCATCCAGGCGACTGGATGCCCGTGGAACGTCACTTCCGTGACGGGCACACCGAGACCTGGTGGGCGGCTGATGCCCGCCTGGGCGGCTACGGCCCCGACTCTCCCTGCCGGCTGGTCGTGGCCACCACCGATCCGGGCAGCCTGCCGGAGAAGGCCACCTGGTACCTGGCCACCAGCCTGCCCCACCCCGACACACCCCACGCTGCCACCGGCCCGCACCCGCCGGCGGGCCTCGCCGAGATCGTCCACCTCTACGGACTGCGGCCCTGGATCGAGCAGAGCTACAAACAGATCAAGGACGAACTCGGCTGGGCCGACTTCCAAGTCCGCTCCGACCGCGCCATCCGCCGCCACCAGACCCTGGTCAACTGCGCCTTCTCCTTCTGCTGGGACCAGTGGTTCGCCCCACCGGGACCCCTGGATGCCACCGCGCCGGACCCATGCCCCGACGACGGGCCAGAGAGGGGGATCAACCGAACCCCACCAGCCCCAACAGCCCTGCTGGCCCAGGGCCTTACGGGCCATCCGGTCCTGGCTCACCCCCGCCATCACCCTCACCCGGTGGTGGCGAGCCTGGACGGACACAGACCCACCCTCAGAGCTCCAGGCCCTGATCGACGCGGTCACCACCGGACACGGCATTGA
- a CDS encoding transposase — MTPPQAKTWSQRGRTPVVRVRGRSRRRISIAALTCYKPGHRSRLIYRPRRDDGPRDGRKSFSWRDYRDLLIAAHQQLGGPIVLVWDNLNVHKAADLREWAAVRDWLTIYYLPPYAPDLNPVEGIWSLLRRGWLSNVAFSTPEHLVHRIRRGLRHIQYRSDLIDGCLAETGLTIRPA; from the coding sequence ATGACGCCGCCGCAGGCGAAAACCTGGTCCCAGCGCGGCCGGACCCCGGTGGTGCGGGTCCGCGGCCGTTCGCGCAGACGGATATCGATCGCTGCGCTGACCTGCTACAAACCCGGCCACCGGTCCCGGCTGATCTACCGGCCGCGCCGGGACGACGGCCCGCGCGACGGACGCAAAAGCTTCTCCTGGCGCGACTACCGGGACCTGCTGATCGCCGCCCACCAGCAGCTCGGCGGCCCGATCGTTCTCGTCTGGGACAACCTGAACGTCCACAAAGCCGCCGACCTGCGGGAATGGGCGGCAGTCCGGGACTGGCTGACCATTTACTACCTGCCGCCCTACGCACCCGACCTCAACCCCGTCGAAGGGATCTGGTCACTGCTGCGGCGCGGTTGGCTTTCCAACGTCGCCTTCAGCACTCCCGAACACCTCGTCCACCGCATCCGACGCGGCTTACGGCACATCCAGTACCGCAGCGACCTCATAGACGGCTGCCTCGCCGAGACCGGCCTGACCATCCGACCCGCCTGA
- a CDS encoding winged helix-turn-helix domain-containing protein translates to MRYPQGGGLTAERQQFREELRLKAAERFAQGEASSVIAKDLRVSVRSVQRWRQVWDEGGPRALRSQGPASLPRLSDKQFAQLEAELAKGAAAHGWEDQRWTLSRVKTVIGRRFHLTYTVQGVRKLLVRNGWSCQVPARRAMERDDDAVAGWVKEVWPCAEGSRR, encoded by the coding sequence ATGCGGTATCCACAAGGGGGCGGGCTGACCGCCGAACGGCAGCAGTTCCGCGAGGAGTTACGGCTGAAGGCGGCTGAGAGGTTCGCCCAGGGTGAGGCGAGCTCGGTGATCGCCAAGGACTTGCGCGTCAGCGTCCGCTCGGTACAGCGGTGGCGGCAGGTGTGGGACGAGGGCGGTCCGCGGGCTCTGCGGTCGCAGGGGCCGGCGTCGCTGCCGCGACTGAGCGATAAGCAGTTCGCCCAGTTGGAGGCAGAGCTGGCCAAAGGGGCGGCCGCTCACGGCTGGGAAGACCAGCGGTGGACCCTGAGCCGCGTGAAGACGGTGATCGGCCGCCGCTTCCACCTGACCTACACGGTCCAGGGCGTGCGCAAGCTGCTGGTCCGTAACGGATGGTCCTGCCAGGTCCCGGCCCGACGGGCGATGGAGCGGGACGACGATGCGGTGGCCGGGTGGGTCAAGGAGGTGTGGCCCTGCGCGGAAGGCTCGCGGCGGTGA